Proteins encoded within one genomic window of Bradyrhizobium sp. CB1717:
- a CDS encoding LysR family transcriptional regulator, producing the protein MLDQGAIDWDDFRFVLAIVRGGSVSAAAKQLGVDHATVIRRVDRLEKHLSAKLFDRRKTGYLLTEAGQRVADSAEAMESTIVANQEQVGGSVARLTGTVRIGAPDGFGTAFLAPRLTPFADRYPDLDLQLVATARLFSLSKREADIAISLTMPKEGRIVGRKLLDYRLGLYAAPAYLDRFPKIESRQDLVQHRFVGYIEELLFTPELDYLPQVSPRISARFRSANLIAQLNATLSGFGIAVLPHFMASEYPQLVAVLPEEISITRTFWMLMHADSKDLARIRAVADYIGEIVERERALFAGR; encoded by the coding sequence ATGCTGGATCAAGGCGCTATCGATTGGGACGACTTTCGCTTCGTGCTGGCCATCGTGCGGGGCGGCTCGGTGTCGGCTGCGGCAAAACAGCTCGGCGTCGACCATGCCACCGTGATCCGCCGCGTCGACCGGCTGGAAAAGCACCTCTCGGCCAAGCTGTTTGACCGGCGCAAAACCGGTTATCTCCTCACCGAGGCCGGCCAGCGCGTCGCCGACAGCGCCGAAGCGATGGAATCGACCATCGTCGCCAACCAGGAACAGGTCGGCGGCTCGGTGGCGCGGCTGACCGGGACGGTGCGGATCGGCGCGCCTGATGGGTTCGGCACCGCGTTCCTGGCGCCGCGGCTGACGCCCTTCGCCGACCGGTATCCCGATCTCGATCTGCAACTTGTGGCTACCGCGCGGTTGTTCAGTCTCTCCAAGCGCGAGGCCGACATCGCAATCAGCCTGACCATGCCGAAGGAAGGCCGCATCGTCGGCCGCAAGCTGCTCGACTACCGCCTCGGGCTTTACGCCGCCCCCGCCTATCTCGACCGCTTCCCGAAGATCGAGTCTCGGCAGGATTTGGTGCAGCACCGCTTCGTCGGCTACATCGAGGAGCTCTTGTTCACGCCGGAGCTCGACTATCTGCCGCAGGTGTCACCGCGCATCTCCGCGCGCTTCCGCAGCGCCAACCTGATCGCGCAGCTCAACGCCACCCTCTCCGGCTTCGGCATCGCCGTGCTGCCGCACTTCATGGCGAGCGAGTATCCGCAGCTGGTGGCCGTGCTCCCGGAGGAGATCTCGATCACGCGAACGTTCTGGATGCTGATGCACGCCGACAGCAAGGACCTCGCGCGGATCAGGGCGGTGGCGGATTACATCGGCGAGATCGTGGAGCGCGAGCGGGCGCTGTTTGCGGGGCGGTAG
- a CDS encoding PaaI family thioesterase, producing the protein MTGDDQLDLFSRAQRRERVVDWQVPAPVAKVAMGLSGMDAMLGIRDGRLPPPPFAKLIGFTMAVVEPGRIVMELEPREDLENTIGLLHGATAAALIDTAMGCAISTRLEAGQSSVTLDLKMTFLRPLSVRSGLISAEGKIIKLGRQTSYTEGFVRDGKGALAVHATATFSMIGNV; encoded by the coding sequence ATGACCGGTGACGATCAACTCGACCTGTTTTCGCGCGCGCAACGGCGCGAGCGCGTGGTGGACTGGCAGGTGCCTGCGCCGGTCGCCAAGGTGGCCATGGGCCTGTCAGGCATGGACGCCATGCTCGGCATTCGCGATGGCCGTCTGCCTCCACCGCCGTTCGCAAAACTGATCGGCTTCACCATGGCCGTGGTTGAGCCGGGCCGGATCGTGATGGAACTAGAGCCGCGCGAGGATCTCGAAAATACCATCGGCCTGCTGCACGGCGCGACCGCCGCCGCCCTGATCGATACCGCCATGGGCTGCGCGATCTCGACCCGACTGGAAGCTGGGCAGTCGTCCGTGACCCTCGACCTGAAAATGACGTTCCTGCGCCCGCTGTCGGTACGTTCCGGGCTGATCTCGGCCGAGGGCAAAATCATCAAGCTGGGGCGCCAGACCAGCTACACCGAGGGTTTCGTTCGTGACGGCAAGGGTGCGCTGGCGGTCCATGCAACTGCAACCTTTTCCATGATCGGCAATGTCTGA
- a CDS encoding acetyl-CoA C-acyltransferase, giving the protein MAEAADPVVIVSAARTPLGRFMGELSPLPAHKLGSYVIGAALERAKLAPEKVDEVFMGCVLPAGQGQAPARQAARAARLPDATGATTVNKVCGSGMKATMLAHDIIRAGSAEIVVSGGMESMSNAPYLLAKARGGYRVGHDRIIDHMMMDGLEDAYETGRSMGDFGEATAEAYQFTRKDQDAYAMETLSRARKAVEGGAFKAEIAPITLTEKAGPRIIANDEHPLKVDPAKIPGLKPAFRANGTITPAASSANADGAAALVLTKRSLADRSGLPVLAEIKGHATHSQEPQWFTTAPIPAIRKLLDKVGWSAGDVDLFEINEAFAVVAMAAQRDLGIAREKLNVNGGACALGHPIGATGARLIVTLLHALEAQNLKRGIAALCIGGGEATAIAVERQTH; this is encoded by the coding sequence ATGGCCGAAGCCGCCGATCCCGTCGTCATCGTCTCCGCCGCCCGCACGCCGCTCGGCCGATTCATGGGCGAATTGTCGCCACTCCCCGCACACAAGCTCGGCTCGTACGTGATCGGGGCGGCGCTGGAGCGCGCAAAACTCGCGCCTGAGAAAGTCGACGAGGTCTTCATGGGCTGCGTGCTGCCGGCAGGACAAGGCCAGGCGCCAGCGCGGCAAGCGGCGCGCGCGGCCAGGCTTCCCGATGCCACCGGCGCCACCACGGTGAACAAGGTCTGCGGCTCCGGCATGAAGGCGACCATGCTGGCGCACGACATCATCCGCGCCGGCTCGGCCGAGATCGTCGTCTCCGGCGGCATGGAGAGCATGAGCAACGCGCCCTATCTGCTCGCCAAGGCGCGCGGCGGCTATCGTGTCGGCCACGACCGCATCATCGACCACATGATGATGGACGGCCTTGAGGACGCCTACGAGACCGGCCGCTCCATGGGCGATTTCGGCGAAGCGACTGCGGAAGCCTATCAGTTCACCCGCAAGGACCAGGACGCCTATGCGATGGAGACGCTGAGCCGCGCGCGCAAGGCGGTCGAGGGCGGCGCGTTCAAGGCGGAGATCGCGCCGATCACGCTGACCGAGAAGGCGGGTCCCCGCATCATCGCCAACGACGAGCATCCGCTGAAGGTTGACCCCGCAAAGATCCCCGGGCTGAAGCCGGCGTTCCGCGCCAACGGCACGATCACGCCGGCGGCCTCCTCGGCCAATGCCGACGGTGCCGCCGCGCTAGTGCTGACGAAGCGCTCGCTTGCCGATCGGAGCGGCCTGCCTGTTCTCGCCGAGATCAAGGGCCATGCCACCCACAGCCAGGAGCCGCAATGGTTCACCACGGCACCGATCCCGGCGATCCGCAAGCTGCTGGACAAGGTCGGCTGGAGCGCGGGCGACGTCGACCTGTTCGAGATCAACGAGGCTTTTGCCGTGGTGGCGATGGCGGCGCAGCGCGATCTCGGCATCGCCAGAGAGAAGCTGAACGTCAATGGCGGCGCCTGCGCGCTCGGCCATCCCATCGGCGCCACGGGCGCGCGGCTGATCGTGACGCTGCTGCATGCGCTGGAGGCGCAAAACCTCAAGCGCGGCATCGCGGCGCTCTGCATCGGCGGCGGCGAAGCCACCGCGATCGCGGTGGAGCGCCAGACGCATTAG
- the mmsB gene encoding 3-hydroxyisobutyrate dehydrogenase: protein MATIAFIGLGNMGGPMAANLVKAGHKVVAFDLVEASRNQAKADGAGIADSAAGAVKGADVVVTMLPAGKHVLGVWNEVVPAMAKGALIIDSSTIDVESARQAHALAAKSGVLSVDAPVSGGTGGAKGATLTFMCGGDDKAFAAAKPVLEKMGKKIVHCGGAGAGQAAKICNNMILGISMIAVSEAFALAEKLGLSHQALFDVASTSSGQCWSLTTYCPVPGPVPTSPANNDYKPGFASALMVKDLTLAQDAAKAAGAATPLGKHAQEIYQSFDAAGQGGVDFSGIIKHVRSLAGK from the coding sequence ATGGCCACGATCGCATTCATCGGTCTCGGCAACATGGGCGGCCCGATGGCGGCCAATCTGGTCAAGGCCGGCCACAAGGTGGTGGCGTTCGATCTCGTCGAGGCCTCCCGCAACCAGGCCAAGGCCGACGGCGCCGGCATCGCCGACAGCGCGGCGGGCGCGGTGAAGGGTGCCGATGTTGTCGTCACGATGCTCCCCGCAGGCAAGCACGTGCTCGGCGTCTGGAACGAGGTCGTGCCCGCCATGGCCAAAGGCGCGCTGATCATCGACAGCTCCACCATCGACGTCGAGAGCGCGCGCCAGGCGCACGCGCTTGCCGCCAAGAGTGGCGTGCTTTCGGTCGATGCGCCGGTCTCCGGCGGTACCGGCGGCGCCAAGGGCGCGACGCTCACCTTCATGTGCGGCGGTGACGACAAGGCATTTGCGGCGGCAAAGCCCGTGCTGGAGAAGATGGGCAAGAAGATCGTGCATTGCGGCGGCGCCGGCGCAGGGCAGGCGGCCAAGATCTGCAACAACATGATCCTCGGCATTTCCATGATCGCGGTCAGCGAAGCCTTCGCGTTGGCTGAGAAGCTCGGGCTCTCGCATCAGGCGCTGTTCGACGTCGCCTCGACTTCCTCGGGCCAGTGCTGGTCGCTCACGACCTATTGCCCGGTTCCAGGTCCAGTGCCGACCTCGCCGGCCAATAACGACTACAAGCCAGGCTTTGCCTCCGCGCTGATGGTGAAGGACCTGACCCTGGCACAGGACGCCGCCAAGGCCGCGGGCGCGGCCACGCCGCTCGGCAAGCATGCGCAGGAGATCTATCAGTCTTTCGACGCAGCCGGGCAGGGCGGGGTGGATTTTTCCGGAATTATCAAGCACGTTCGCAGCCTCGCTGGAAAATAG
- a CDS encoding enoyl-CoA hydratase/isomerase family protein yields MSGAEEGDLVARVEGAAGIIRLNRPKAINAVTLEMFRDIEKALDRFEVDPAVSVIVLEGAGERGLCAGGDIRTLWESSKVNGDLGKILWREEYILNARIKKFPKPYVAFMDGIVMGGGVGLSAHASHRVVTDRTKLAMPEVGLGFFPDVGGTYLLSHSPGEIGTYFGLTGQIMNGPDAIHAKFADWVVPALRLPELRAALTRVRSGATAAEVGKLIQGFATGETAGPVAAKEPAIDALFGFDRMEDIVAALKRDGSDFAQATLKTLNEKSPRGMVVTLKLLRLARTASSLEECLVREYRAALEVFRSDDFREGVRAAVIDKDRSPTWSPPRIEDVTPDMLAPYLAEIGADELKFN; encoded by the coding sequence ATGAGCGGAGCGGAAGAGGGCGATCTGGTCGCCCGCGTCGAGGGCGCGGCGGGCATCATCCGGCTGAACCGTCCCAAGGCGATCAACGCCGTCACGCTGGAGATGTTTCGCGACATCGAGAAAGCGCTCGACCGCTTCGAGGTCGATCCGGCCGTCAGTGTGATCGTGCTGGAAGGCGCCGGCGAGCGCGGCCTCTGTGCCGGCGGCGACATCCGCACGCTCTGGGAGAGCTCGAAGGTCAATGGCGATCTCGGCAAGATCCTGTGGCGCGAGGAATACATCCTCAATGCCCGGATCAAGAAATTCCCAAAACCCTATGTCGCCTTCATGGACGGCATCGTGATGGGTGGCGGCGTCGGCTTGTCCGCGCATGCCAGCCATCGCGTCGTCACGGATCGCACGAAACTCGCGATGCCCGAGGTTGGGCTCGGCTTTTTCCCCGATGTCGGCGGCACCTATTTGTTGTCGCACTCGCCGGGCGAGATCGGTACCTATTTTGGCCTCACCGGCCAGATCATGAACGGGCCGGATGCGATCCACGCGAAGTTTGCCGATTGGGTGGTGCCCGCCTTGAGGCTGCCCGAGCTGCGCGCGGCACTGACGAGGGTCCGTTCCGGTGCGACCGCCGCCGAGGTCGGCAAGCTCATCCAGGGCTTTGCAACCGGCGAGACGGCAGGGCCGGTCGCGGCGAAGGAGCCGGCGATCGACGCGCTGTTCGGCTTCGACCGCATGGAGGATATCGTCGCGGCGCTGAAGCGTGACGGTTCCGACTTCGCGCAGGCCACGCTGAAGACGCTCAACGAAAAATCGCCGCGCGGCATGGTGGTGACGCTGAAGCTGCTAAGGCTGGCGCGCACCGCGTCGAGCCTGGAAGAATGCCTGGTGCGCGAATATCGCGCCGCGCTGGAAGTCTTCCGCAGCGACGATTTCCGCGAGGGTGTGCGCGCCGCCGTGATCGACAAGGACCGCAGCCCGACCTGGTCGCCGCCGCGGATCGAAGATGTGACGCCGGACATGCTTGCGCCGTATCTCGCCGAGATCGGCGCCGACGAACTGAAGTTCAACTAA
- a CDS encoding isobutyryl-CoA dehydrogenase: MQFALNEDQVAIRDMALAFAAEKIAPHALRWDEEKHFPVDVMREAAALGMGGIYIRDDVGGSAMSRFDAALIFEALATGCPTTSAFISIHNMASWMIDAFGSDTQRHQWLPKLCTMELIASYCLTEPGAGSDAAALRTRAVRDGDHYVLNGQKQFISGAGGTDLLVAMVRTGGDGPGGISTLVIDGKTPGVSFGANERKMGWNAQPTRAVMFENARVPVVNRLSEEGVGFRIAMAGLDGGRLNITACSLGGAQTALDKARAYMKERKAFGKRLDEFQALQFRLADMAIELEAARTFLWRAAAALDRKDPDATMLCAMAKRFGTDVGFEVANHALQLHGGYGYLSEYGIEKIVRDLRVHQILEGTNEIMRLIVARKLIEGAR; the protein is encoded by the coding sequence ATGCAATTCGCTCTGAACGAGGATCAGGTCGCGATTCGCGACATGGCGTTGGCGTTTGCGGCGGAGAAGATCGCGCCGCACGCGTTGCGCTGGGACGAGGAGAAGCATTTCCCCGTCGACGTCATGCGCGAGGCGGCAGCGCTCGGCATGGGCGGCATCTACATCCGCGACGACGTCGGCGGCTCCGCGATGTCGCGGTTCGACGCGGCGCTGATCTTCGAGGCGCTGGCGACGGGCTGCCCGACCACCTCCGCCTTCATCTCCATCCACAATATGGCGAGCTGGATGATCGATGCCTTCGGCAGCGACACCCAGCGCCATCAATGGCTGCCGAAGCTCTGCACCATGGAGCTGATCGCGAGCTACTGCCTGACCGAGCCGGGCGCCGGCTCGGACGCGGCTGCGCTGCGCACCCGCGCGGTGCGTGACGGCGACCACTACGTCCTCAACGGCCAGAAGCAGTTCATCTCGGGTGCCGGCGGCACCGATCTTTTGGTGGCGATGGTGCGGACCGGCGGCGACGGCCCCGGCGGCATTTCGACACTCGTGATCGACGGCAAGACGCCGGGCGTCTCCTTCGGCGCCAACGAGCGCAAGATGGGTTGGAACGCGCAGCCGACCCGCGCCGTGATGTTCGAGAACGCCCGCGTACCCGTCGTCAATCGCTTGAGCGAGGAGGGCGTCGGCTTCAGGATCGCGATGGCCGGCCTCGACGGCGGCCGCCTCAACATCACGGCGTGTTCTCTTGGTGGTGCCCAAACGGCGCTCGACAAGGCGCGCGCCTACATGAAGGAGCGCAAGGCGTTTGGAAAGCGGCTCGACGAATTCCAGGCCCTGCAATTCCGTCTTGCCGACATGGCGATCGAGCTGGAGGCCGCGCGCACATTCCTCTGGCGCGCTGCTGCCGCACTGGATCGCAAGGACCCCGACGCCACCATGTTGTGCGCGATGGCCAAGCGGTTCGGCACCGATGTCGGCTTCGAGGTCGCCAATCACGCCCTTCAGCTTCACGGCGGTTACGGTTACCTCAGCGAATACGGCATCGAGAAGATCGTGCGCGATCTGCGCGTGCACCAGATCCTCGAAGGCACCAATGAAATCATGCGGCTCATCGTGGCGCGCAAACTGATCGAGGGCGCGCGATGA
- a CDS encoding TetR/AcrR family transcriptional regulator, whose amino-acid sequence MRYSREHKQETHDRIVKKASVRLREKGAHGIGVADLMKEAGLTHGGFYAHFDSREALVIEAFAYAMDRSMEHWRKITGEASPEKRLALIAEAYLSALHRDNPGHGCSIPSLGAEIARESPKTRKAFAGKLDEMIEMMTDYVPNQPRKAARKQAIATLATMAGTMLLARIAGSSELSDEVLKAGRDSALGGVKREPVKVAPARKKQN is encoded by the coding sequence ATGCGCTATTCCCGGGAACACAAGCAGGAAACCCACGACCGCATCGTGAAGAAGGCTTCGGTGCGGCTGCGCGAAAAGGGCGCGCACGGTATCGGCGTCGCCGACCTCATGAAGGAGGCGGGCCTGACCCATGGCGGTTTCTACGCGCATTTCGATTCCCGCGAGGCGCTGGTGATCGAGGCCTTTGCCTATGCGATGGACCGCTCGATGGAGCACTGGCGCAAGATCACCGGCGAGGCCTCGCCGGAGAAGCGGCTGGCGCTGATCGCCGAGGCCTATCTCTCGGCGCTGCACCGCGACAATCCCGGCCACGGCTGTTCGATCCCTTCGCTCGGCGCCGAGATCGCCCGCGAGAGCCCGAAGACGCGCAAAGCGTTTGCCGGCAAGCTCGACGAGATGATCGAGATGATGACCGACTACGTCCCGAACCAGCCGCGCAAGGCGGCGCGCAAGCAGGCGATCGCGACGCTGGCGACGATGGCCGGCACCATGCTGCTGGCCCGCATCGCCGGCTCCAGCGAATTGTCGGACGAGGTGCTGAAGGCGGGGCGGGACAGCGCGCTGGGCGGCGTGAAGCGGGAGCCGGTGAAGGTGGCACCGGCCAGGAAGAAGCAGAACTAG
- a CDS encoding CoA-acylating methylmalonate-semialdehyde dehydrogenase — MRSVGHFIGGKEVKGTSGRTADVFEPMTGDVQAKVALASKAEVRAAVENARAAQPEWAATNPQRRARVMMKFVELVQRDYDKLAELLAREHGKTVPDAKGDIQRGLEVAEFACGIPHLMKGEYTEGAGPGIDIYSMRQALGVVAGITPFNFPAMIPMWKFAPAIACGNAFILKPSERDPGVPMLLAELMIEAGLPAGILNVVNGDKEAVDAILDDPDIKAVGFVGSTPIAQYIYERAAQTGKRCQCFGGAKNHAIIMPDADMDQAVDALIGAGYGSAGERCMAVSVAVPVGKSTADRLMEKLIPRVEGLKIGTSIDPSADYGPLVTREAVEKVKGYIDIGIKEGATLAVDGRGFKMQGYENGFYLGGSLFDNVTKDMRIYKEEIFGPVLSVVRAHDYKEALALPSDHDYGNGVAIFTRDGDAARDFAAKVNVGMVGINVPIPVPIAYYTFGGWKKSGFGDLNQHGPDSVRFYTKTKTVTSRWPSGVKEGAEFSIPLMK, encoded by the coding sequence ATGCGTTCAGTCGGACATTTCATCGGTGGCAAGGAGGTCAAAGGTACCTCTGGCCGCACCGCCGACGTTTTCGAGCCGATGACCGGCGACGTGCAGGCCAAGGTGGCACTGGCGTCCAAGGCCGAGGTCCGCGCCGCCGTCGAGAACGCCCGCGCCGCACAGCCGGAATGGGCTGCGACCAATCCGCAGCGCCGCGCCCGCGTGATGATGAAATTCGTCGAGCTGGTTCAGCGCGACTACGACAAGCTCGCCGAGCTGCTCGCGCGCGAGCATGGCAAGACCGTGCCGGACGCCAAGGGCGACATCCAGCGCGGCCTCGAGGTCGCGGAATTCGCCTGCGGCATCCCGCATCTGATGAAGGGCGAGTACACCGAAGGCGCCGGCCCCGGCATCGACATCTATTCCATGCGCCAGGCGCTCGGCGTCGTTGCCGGCATCACGCCGTTCAACTTTCCGGCGATGATCCCGATGTGGAAGTTTGCCCCGGCAATCGCCTGCGGCAACGCCTTCATCCTGAAGCCGTCGGAGCGCGATCCCGGCGTGCCGATGCTGCTCGCCGAACTCATGATCGAGGCGGGCCTGCCGGCCGGCATCCTCAATGTCGTCAACGGCGACAAGGAAGCCGTCGACGCCATCCTCGACGATCCCGATATCAAGGCCGTCGGCTTCGTCGGCTCCACGCCGATCGCGCAGTACATCTACGAGCGCGCAGCCCAGACCGGCAAGCGCTGCCAGTGTTTTGGTGGCGCCAAGAACCACGCCATCATCATGCCCGATGCGGACATGGACCAGGCCGTGGACGCGCTGATCGGCGCCGGCTACGGCTCGGCCGGCGAGCGCTGCATGGCCGTCTCGGTCGCGGTCCCCGTCGGCAAGTCCACCGCCGACCGGCTCATGGAAAAGCTGATCCCGCGCGTTGAGGGCCTCAAGATCGGCACCTCGATCGATCCGTCGGCCGATTACGGTCCGCTGGTCACGCGTGAGGCGGTCGAGAAGGTCAAAGGCTACATCGACATCGGCATCAAGGAAGGCGCAACGCTCGCCGTCGACGGCCGCGGCTTCAAGATGCAGGGCTACGAGAACGGCTTCTATCTCGGCGGTTCGCTGTTCGACAACGTCACCAAGGACATGCGGATCTACAAGGAAGAGATCTTTGGCCCGGTGCTCTCGGTCGTGCGCGCGCATGATTACAAGGAAGCGCTGGCGCTGCCGTCGGACCACGACTACGGCAACGGCGTTGCCATCTTCACCCGCGACGGCGACGCCGCGCGCGACTTCGCGGCCAAGGTCAACGTCGGCATGGTCGGCATCAACGTGCCGATCCCGGTGCCGATCGCCTATTACACCTTCGGCGGCTGGAAGAAGTCGGGCTTCGGCGATCTCAACCAGCACGGCCCGGACTCGGTCCGCTTCTACACCAAGACCAAGACGGTGACCTCGCGCTGGCCGTCCGGCGTCAAGGAAGGTGCGGAGTTCTCGATCCCGCTGATGAAGTAA
- a CDS encoding enoyl-CoA hydratase, with amino-acid sequence MEMLNNHCGITRDARGVVHVAICNAGSLNILGSPMTDAVREGLQRLTTDRSIRAVVLRGQSEKSMIGGADIKEMARLDQKSAEAFISRLRDLCEAVRQFPAPVIARMPGWCLGGGLEVAAACDFRIAAHDAHFGMPEVRVGIPSVIHAALLPRLIGWARARWLVMTAENIDAATALAWGLVDKVAPEGGLDAEIEHLVKALLECGPEALRSQKALLRQWEELPLTESVNLSVKVFGESFLTDEPTRLMGAFVNRKR; translated from the coding sequence ATGGAAATGCTCAACAACCACTGCGGCATCACGCGCGATGCGCGCGGCGTCGTTCATGTCGCGATCTGTAACGCCGGCTCGCTGAATATCCTGGGCTCGCCCATGACCGACGCGGTGCGCGAAGGTTTGCAAAGGCTCACCACCGACCGCAGCATCCGCGCCGTGGTGCTGCGCGGCCAGAGCGAGAAGAGCATGATCGGCGGCGCCGACATCAAGGAGATGGCCAGGCTCGACCAGAAATCCGCAGAAGCGTTCATCAGCCGCCTGCGCGATCTCTGCGAGGCCGTGCGCCAGTTCCCTGCCCCGGTGATCGCGCGCATGCCCGGCTGGTGCCTCGGCGGCGGGCTCGAAGTGGCGGCGGCCTGCGACTTCCGCATCGCCGCGCACGATGCCCATTTCGGCATGCCGGAGGTCCGCGTCGGCATCCCCTCGGTAATCCATGCCGCATTGTTGCCGCGCCTGATCGGCTGGGCCCGCGCGCGATGGCTGGTGATGACGGCCGAAAACATCGACGCAGCCACCGCGCTCGCCTGGGGGCTGGTCGACAAGGTCGCGCCGGAGGGCGGGCTGGATGCGGAGATCGAACACCTGGTGAAAGCCTTGCTCGAATGCGGCCCCGAGGCGCTGCGATCGCAGAAGGCGCTGCTGCGGCAGTGGGAGGAATTGCCGCTGACGGAGTCGGTGAACCTCAGCGTGAAGGTGTTCGGCGAGTCGTTTTTGACGGACGAGCCGACACGGTTGATGGGCGCGTTCGTGAACAGGAAGCGGTAG
- a CDS encoding MFS transporter, whose translation MISNWLAAALSRRNIHYGWVMVGVTFLAALISAGTVGAPGVFIVPLQKEFGWSTAQISSALSIRFILFGLMAPFAAALLNRYGLRNVTLTAQLIVVSALVLSLGMTEIWQLIALWGVVIGIGTGMTALVLGATIATRWFAARRGLVVGIMTASVATGQLVFLPLLASLTERFGWRLALGFVCIMLGASALAVLLVMRDRPSDVGLRPFGDDGTEPLPAPPVSHGSITAVALGTLRDASKSTAFWILFATFFVCGASTNGLVQVHLIPMCLDFGIPQVQAASLLAAMGIFDFFGTIMSGWLSDRYDNRWLLFWYYGLRGLSLIFLPFSDFSFYGLSIFAMFYGLDWIATVPPTVRLTAQKFGPERANLVFGWIFAGHQLGAGTAAFGAGFSRTVYQSYLPAFFIAGALCVFAALIVLALSRQPKVEPKPAMA comes from the coding sequence ATGATCTCGAACTGGCTCGCGGCAGCGCTTTCCCGCCGCAATATCCACTACGGCTGGGTGATGGTCGGCGTGACCTTCCTTGCCGCGCTGATCAGCGCCGGCACGGTCGGCGCGCCCGGCGTGTTCATCGTTCCGCTGCAGAAGGAGTTCGGCTGGAGCACGGCGCAGATCTCCTCCGCGCTGTCGATCCGCTTCATCCTGTTCGGGCTGATGGCGCCGTTCGCCGCCGCCCTGCTCAACCGCTACGGCCTGCGCAACGTCACGCTGACGGCGCAGCTCATCGTCGTCTCGGCACTGGTGCTCTCGCTCGGCATGACCGAGATCTGGCAGCTCATCGCGCTGTGGGGCGTCGTGATCGGCATCGGCACCGGCATGACCGCGCTGGTGTTGGGCGCGACCATCGCGACGCGCTGGTTCGCAGCACGCCGCGGCCTCGTGGTCGGCATCATGACCGCGAGCGTCGCCACCGGCCAGCTCGTGTTCCTGCCGCTGCTCGCAAGCCTGACCGAACGCTTCGGCTGGCGCCTCGCGCTCGGCTTCGTCTGCATCATGCTCGGCGCTTCGGCGCTGGCCGTCCTGCTCGTGATGCGCGACCGGCCGAGCGACGTCGGCCTGCGCCCGTTCGGCGACGATGGCACCGAGCCCCTGCCCGCACCGCCCGTGAGCCACGGCTCGATCACGGCGGTGGCGCTCGGCACGCTGCGCGACGCCTCGAAGTCAACCGCGTTCTGGATCCTGTTTGCAACCTTTTTCGTCTGCGGCGCCTCCACCAACGGCCTCGTGCAGGTGCACCTGATTCCGATGTGCCTCGATTTCGGCATCCCGCAGGTCCAGGCGGCAAGCCTGCTTGCCGCGATGGGCATCTTCGATTTCTTCGGCACCATCATGTCGGGCTGGCTGTCGGACCGCTACGACAACCGCTGGCTCTTGTTCTGGTACTACGGCCTGCGCGGGCTCTCGCTGATCTTCCTGCCCTTCAGCGATTTCTCATTCTATGGGCTGTCGATCTTCGCGATGTTCTACGGCCTCGACTGGATCGCGACCGTGCCGCCGACGGTGCGCCTGACCGCGCAGAAATTCGGGCCAGAGCGCGCCAATCTGGTGTTCGGCTGGATTTTTGCCGGCCATCAACTCGGCGCGGGCACCGCGGCGTTCGGCGCCGGCTTCTCGCGGACGGTCTATCAGAGCTATCTGCCCGCCTTCTTCATTGCGGGGGCGCTCTGCGTGTTCGCCGCGCTGATCGTGCTGGCGCTGTCGCGGCAGCCGAAGGTCGAGCCGAAGCCGGCGATGGCCTAA